The window TCCTGTGGTACATGAGGGCAAACTTATTGGTGAGctgttacaatttttattgattcattCATCACCCGCTTTAACGAGTTTTTCCTTTAAATACCAGTATTCTGGTTtcaatattggaataaaacgTTAAATGATCCGTCAAAACCGTCACTGTTTTCGAATTTCAAGCTCCTCAATTAttcatgtattatttacatacattaattgGTATTTCTTCTTAatagctttaattaaaatcttcttaatatatataaatcatgtGCCACTTTGTATTCCGCATTgaactcctaaactactcaaccgattttaatcaaatttgcacaccatgtggtgtttgatccaacttaataTGTAGGGcagcttataaaataaataaaaaaaaataaaattatttattttttacttattatggAAACCTTTTTAAGTTCTTTCCTAATTATTTAGTCATAGCCCTTCATACACACattaaaaccgactttacttCTATTGTAGGTCTCATAGACTTAATATCGCTACAAGAAATAATTTGGACATCCGGCAGAGGCCAGAACCTGTCACGAAGGAAACTCACCGAGGCCGACGGCAAGAAATGGGAACTTGCTCTCAACGACCATAGACAACTGATAGACACGATCTCCTCTCTCGACGATGAGCTGGCAGAGACAATAATCCAGCAGGAATCACTGGATAATCTCAACACCAAAGATGTATTGAATGCCGTGCGCAGATGTGCCGTCAATATGAAGGCATATCCAGTCATGTGTGGCagttcatacaaaaatatcggTGTTCAGACACTGATGGATGGTATTGTATCGTTTTTGCCGCATCCGAACGAAGGGAGCAGATTACAGAAGTTTTTCGGTGAGGATATGAGCGCAAGAGCGTTTAAGGTGCAGCACGATGACCAGAGGGGTGTGCTGACCTTCCTCAGGCTGTACAGCGGCGAGTTCAGCAAGGGGCAGAAGGTGTATAACATCGCCAGGGATATGAGTGAACAAGTAAGAATTTatcttagtttattttaagagGACTACTTGACCTGGTCTAAGGTAGGTTAGTCTAAGGTACTctaaacatgttttatatttataattaattttaacaaatataaaccaacttcaaattgtcagaactagaccgaATTTGAATGGGACCACATgacaggcaccagctttcaaataaaaaacgaatcataaaaattgattCACCCAGTAGAAAGTTTACAGTTCATATGATAACCCCCTTCTTTATcaagaagtcggttaaaaataccGAAAAGTATATGATGACacttgatttaaaaaaaatgaaaaaaaagtaaagcGTAATTGAggatttatgttaatttgaaagaaagaaagaaaatacttttaatcacaaatacaacaacttacaattaatacattttgagaataacgaataaaaataaaaattacatttttttacatttggaaGTATTTGTGATTGGGGGACTCCTCAGCATTTGCCTCTCCATATTAGTGGAGAGGCGCCGGTTTTCAGTAGCCCCCTCAACTGGCTACGCTTGGAGCACCAGAACGGTCTTTTGGGTGGGAAAATAGATAGCATAAACGTTATCATAATTTTGTGATAGGTGAATAAAGGTATAGacaatattaacaattcataaatatatacataaaaaattatacataagatACATACATAAGATAAAGAATTAgtaatttttgattaaaaggaaaaaaaaaaaccaatgtatattatgtatgtatatatagaaacgaaatatacatacacatataaatatacataatgatATGAGCGTATTACATTTAACGCTATTAGGGCTGGTTGAGAAATTCAGTAAGAACAACTTTTCTGTActgatatttaaaactgtgCAGCGTTTTGCAATTTCTTGTAGGTGGAGGCAAATTATTCCAGCACCTAGTAGCGCTGTATGTGAAGCTTCCCCTGAAAGCCGCTGTGTAATTTGATAATGTATTGTTAACATAATACAACAAATTTGATacgaaagaaaaaaagtcACAAAGTTACTAGATGATATGGTACGCAAGTGGGCGTGGATGGTGGTGGGATGGTGGGGACGGATGGCGGGACCTTtgatataatcattaaattcatCATGATTGAACTCGCCTTAGATCGCTTGCCCTACAtcaatatgattaaaatttaaaagaaacagtAATGAATATAACTTTCAGACAGGTTCACTGTACGTAGCTTTAGCGGACGAATACAAGCCAGTGGACAAGGTGACAGCTGGCAACATCGCCGTGGTCAGCGCTCTTAAAGTGAGTTGGGAGTTTAGAAAGAATAAGTTTCCTGTGTAATATCTTCTATTCgttaataaatgttcatttatacaccatcttaataatataaaactaaaaacataaacaatttatattaatatatatgtttttttttatttttttttttaaatgcttatcaaacacattaatataaaaaaatgatataggTCACAATGACAGGTGACTTGGTAACGTCCACCAACGCAGCGGCCAGTCGCGCCAAGTCTAGACTTCGGGAAGTACTAAAGGACCCTAAGCAGGCTGAAGAGCTGATGATTCCTAGTGCCAAGCAGCGGCTGCAGGCCACAGAGAACCCTAGTGCTGATGATATGGCTGATGTACTGCTGGGGATTggtgagaaaataaaaaaaaaatctatttatcacttgtaaaaaataaataaataaagaaacataaaatataattataataaagggCCTTGACACCCCAGGGGTGGAAGGTATTACCTTCTCATTCTAGAATGGGACCAAAAGACCACAATTATCTATCAAACGCAACAACAATTACGCTAATGTGTTGAAAACTCGCGGTGTTCAATCAgtaacaaaccaaaaaaaaaaaaattgagaactTCAAGTCTTATTATTTGACAGCTAGCGCTTCCCGTGTGGTCCcatataaatttgatctagttcttACAAATTGAAGAAGGTTtaggtttttgtttaaaatatttgtatgcgtctttatttgtttgtatatgtCATAATTTCTGTCAAGAAGGTGAAACAGACTATTTACTCTCTCTTACAAAATTTGTTAGCCTGctagatttttgtttgtatcagCATTCAAACTAATCTTAATAATTCCACATGCCAAGAATATCTTATAACTACAAGTCTGTCCATAATATCACACATATATAGAACATCTAAAGTCTATAATTGGATAATAAGAAACTgactaatataaaatgttacagaATGGTATAGATAAACAAACTGAAACACCAACTTACTACTAAAacagtgtgtgtgtgtgtctcaATAGTCAGAAAATCACATTACAAACAATGAACAGGCACAACAGTCCCAGAGCCGGTGTTCCTCTGCTCCATCGAGCCCCCGAGCGCCGCTTACCAGACGGCTCTGGACACCGCTCTCGCTGAGCTGCAGAGGGAGGATCCCAGCCTCCGCGTCACCAGTGACGACGAGACTGGACAGTTGGTGTTGGCTGGTGGGTAGGAGATTTATGGTCATCCGGTAGAATTTCTATTACAGGAATTCACCCgaaatcccgatattcctacgggatacggacttacgcgtgtgaaaccgcggggcgcagctagtactctaTATaggaattatttgtataatttagtcACACATTTTCCCAAACCCACATTTACAAATGACGTAAATTCTCATTCCAGGTATGGGCGAGTTGCACCTGGAAATAATAAAGGAGCGGATAATACGCGAGTACAAGATCGACGTGGACCTCGGTCCGCCGCAGATCGCGTACAAGGAGGCGCTAATCGGCTCCGCTAAGTTCACCCACAATGTGGATCGGAAGATCGGCAACGCGAGGCAGGTGGTCAAGGTCATCATGTCTGCGAAGAAGGTGGCTGGAGTGCCGCAGGATAAGATCCTGAAGTGAGTGGAAGAaggaagtatattttttttggtcAAGACACCTCatacatcctatcctactaatattataaatgcgaaagtttgtaaggatgtgtgtgtgtgtgtgtgtgtttgttgctctttcacgcaaaaactactgaaccgattgcaatgaaatttggtacatagatagctggacaactggaataacatataggcaattttgatcccgatattcctacgggatacggatttacgcgggtgtaaccgcggtgcgcagctagtCGGCATCGTTtgtaaactaaaacaaaaccgccttcaaagaaaatgtatgttaCAATGCAGTCATCCTTCTCTGGCAAAATAAGagaattattttgttagtatCCGCTCAGTTGGTATCATCCTATTGTGTTAAACAGTACCcagtacattaaaaaatatagaactaGTGAGACTCTATTGGACTGACAACGCCTCGTTCAAATGCAGATCACATTAAGAAAAGAATCAAAATTACTACAATCTACTGTGTTACCGTACAAAGTGGTAAATCTTATTTCTCtattagattagatttttaaattaagggTATAGGATAATTCCGAGGGTTTTCAACCGAATGACgtcattatttttgtgttccGTAGAAAATTCATTTGTCCCCATTCAATCTGGTCGTCGGCCCAATTCGATCTGGTCGTCGGTGACATTTTCATAGAAGAGatctatttcaatataaaattgtcatcTCACCCACAGGTTTGACAAAACGGCAGAGAGTGCGGCGAACCTATCGCACATCCCGCCGCGCTTCGAGCAGGCGGTCCGTCGCGGCGTGCAGTCTGCCGTCGCTCACGGCCCGAAACTCGGTTGTCCGGTACGTGCTTGACCACTCGTACACTCCTTTACTCTCTTTAACTCTCCCGTAGTCTGCCTAACTCTTCCTAACTCTCTTTTATTCCTCTTAAATCTCCTTCTTACCACTTGTTCTTACCACAACTTCTTAGTCTAAGGTACTCTAAACATGTgacattgtaaaattttaatgaacccTAAAAACAAGCCAATCTTCAGTTGGTAGATGTTCAAGCGACACTCCATTGGCTGGAAGTGGGCAAGGGAACTTCGGACACCACAGTTTCGGCAGCTACCGTCCAGTGTTTGCGGAAGGTATGTGCTTAAATTACACTTATTCAGGGATCATCCACTTGGACATAGCTTATACAAGTTTTTACGGAACACGTTGGATGTTTTATGATTACTAGTAGTTTTATCTCCGAGATGTCATGAAACGAAAACTGTAAGGCTGAAACCCTATAATc is drawn from Zerene cesonia ecotype Mississippi chromosome 8, Zerene_cesonia_1.1, whole genome shotgun sequence and contains these coding sequences:
- the LOC119828667 gene encoding ribosome-releasing factor 2, mitochondrial is translated as MKTYCIMNYYRKLIKCGQIRAFCSNFGAEQNGIEKIRNIGVLAHIDAGKTTTTERMLFYSGTIRTMGEVHHGNTVTDYMEQERQRGITITSAAVSFPWNGYQINLIDTPGHIDFTMEVEQSLAVLDGAVVVLDASAGVEAQTLTVWRQANGHRVPRIIYLNKMDRSDADVEACERSIRDKLRVTPLVLHTPVVHEGKLIGLIDLISLQEIIWTSGRGQNLSRRKLTEADGKKWELALNDHRQLIDTISSLDDELAETIIQQESLDNLNTKDVLNAVRRCAVNMKAYPVMCGSSYKNIGVQTLMDGIVSFLPHPNEGSRLQKFFGEDMSARAFKVQHDDQRGVLTFLRLYSGEFSKGQKVYNIARDMSEQTGSLYVALADEYKPVDKVTAGNIAVVSALKVTMTGDLVTSTNAAASRAKSRLREVLKDPKQAEELMIPSAKQRLQATENPSADDMADVLLGIGTTVPEPVFLCSIEPPSAAYQTALDTALAELQREDPSLRVTSDDETGQLVLAGMGELHLEIIKERIIREYKIDVDLGPPQIAYKEALIGSAKFTHNVDRKIGNARQVVKVIMSAKKVAGVPQDKILKFDKTAESAANLSHIPPRFEQAVRRGVQSAVAHGPKLGCPLVDVQATLHWLEVGKGTSDTTVSAATVQCLRKVFEASGSALLEPVMSLQVVCPQRQAARALAELARRRAALHHVHLRHGNKVIDCLAPLSELMGFSSTLRSLSSGLATFTMEFHSYQQMSPYDEEKAIRSVTGF